The following proteins come from a genomic window of Macrobrachium nipponense isolate FS-2020 chromosome 18, ASM1510439v2, whole genome shotgun sequence:
- the LOC135196964 gene encoding sulfotransferase 1C4-like, with product MKLQSGHEVVPLEGSEKEKQLKDFQGYADGLIRLMPGRWLFTRRFQTIADRIYDFQHKKSDVVVMTWPKCGTTWTQEIVWTMMNSPDLDHPDSHLPILTRSPFIEMDLFTPALKPGELPPSDDPYYVTFKKVCPNKNPADGMHVQLTEDFPDPRLIKTHLPFSLVSPSLLDTCKVIYVARNPKDVIVSFHHHSKLVKLHNYVGSFADYVQYFVDDDLIYGPYWLHLKEAWERKDHKNLHFIFYEDLKANPLGEIKKLDAFLNTKLTDAQLDGIVKYTSFKEMRARNNAPVFNFEQGGVTVEILNDEVVKKNGGFFRKGESGDWKNKFTPEMDAKVNQWVQKNLNNLGLEFKYGI from the exons ATGAAGCTGCAGAGTGGCCACGAAGTGGTTCCTTTGGAAGGATCCGAAAAGGAGAAACAACTGAAGGATTTCCAGGGGTACGCAGACGGTCTAATTCGTCTGATGCCCGGCAGGTGGCTCTTTACTCGCAGGTTCCAGACCATCGCTGATCGCATTTATGATTTCCAG cacAAGAAAAGTGACGTGGTGGTGATGACGTGGCCCAAGTGCGGTACGACCTGGACCCAGGAGATCGTCTGGACGATGATGAACAGCCCCGACCTGGACCATCCAGATTCCCACCTGCCCATCCTGACGAGGTCACCTTTTATCGA GATGGACCTATTCACCCCAGCGCTAAAACCCGGAGAACTTCCTCCATCAGACGACCCATATTACGTGACTTTCAAGAAAGTGTGTCCTAATAAAAATCCTGCAGATGGGATGCACGTGCAATTGACAGAAGATTTCCCCGACCCTAGGCTTATCAAAACACACTTGCCGTTCTCTTTAGTGTCACCTTCGTTATTGGATACATGCAAG GTGATCTACGTAGCGAGGAACCCGAAGGATGTCATTGTATCATTCCACCACCATTCAAAACTAGTGAAGTTGCATAATTACGTTGGAAGCTTTGCAGACTACGTACAGTACTTCGTCGATGACGACT TGATATATGGCCCATACTGGCTGCACCTGAAGGAGGCCTGGGAGAGGAAAGACCACAAAAACCTCCACTTCATCTTCTACGAGGACCTAAAAGCGAACCCTCTGGGAGAGATCAAGAAGCTGGACGCTTTCCTCAACACTAAACTGACAGATGCCCAGCTGGACGGCATAGTCAAATACACGTCCTTCAAGGAGATGAGGGCGAGGAACAACGCCCCTGTATTCAACTTCGAGCAAGGGGGAGTCACAGTGGAAATCTTGAATGACGAGGTCGTCAAGAAAAACGGAGGCTTCTTCAGAAAGG GAGAATCTGGAGACTGGAAAAACAAGTTCACCCCCGAAATGGACGCGAAGGTCAACCAATGGGTTCAGAAGAACTTGAACAACCTCGGTCTTGAATTCAAGTACGGaatttaa